tctgtcacccgggctggagtgcagtggtgccatcacagctcactgcagccttgaactcctgaactgaagcaatcctccaacctcagcctcccaagtagctaggaatacaggcaagaaccaccatgcccaaagagatggggtctcattatgttgccaagactgtcttgatctcctggactcaagcaatcctgcctcagcctcccaaagtgctgatattacagacagaaaccactgtgcttggccctcaGTTTCCTTGTGTATTGAAATATGGAGATGAGTTCTTCCCACTACTAGTCCACTtgtgcctttctctctctctctgtctttctcaaaCTATGTACCTCTATGGTTATAAGGCTCTCAAAAGGGGTCCACTAAAACATTAATTCTCTCTCCATAGCTCTGGGCTCTGACCCTCACATCAGTATGCAAGttcaagaaaatggagaaatctGGCTCGAGTGCACCTCAGTGGGATGGTACCCAGAGCCCCAGGTGCAGTGGAGAACTTCCAAGGGAGAGAAGTTTCCATCTACATCAGAGTCTAGGAATCCCGATGAAGAAGGTTTGTTCACTGTGGCTGCTTCAATGATCATCAGAGACACTTCCGTGAAAAATGTGTCCTGCTACATCCAGAATCTCCTTCTTGGCCAGGAGAAGGAAGTAGAAATATTCATACCAGGTTAGTGGAACCAATGCTGCTGGATTCCTATGTTGACACAGCTTCAGAGCCATACCACCTGGGACACCTGCCCACATGTGACGTCACGGCAGAGTTGTCTACTTTCCCCACCTAAGCTCTTGTCCACTGACTTAAAGGAACCCCATCAACTTTATTAGAAGAGTTAAGATACTGAAGACATAAATCTACCTTGATCTCATATAAATTTCagattatttatctatttaatttttgagacagtgtctcactctgttgcccagactgaagggCAGCAGcagaatgatctcagctcactgcaagttccacttcctaagttcaagcgattctcctgcctcagctccagaacagctgggatgacaagtgcacaccaccatgcccaactaattttttgtatttttagcaaaggcagggtttccccatgttccccaggttggtcttgaacttctggcctcaagcaatccacctgccttggcctcccaaagtgctgggattataggtgtgagtcattgcacccaGCGAAATTCCAGATTTTCCATTTTAGGAGATCTAAGTGAGATAGAGAAGCTTTGTCCCTGGAGACCTTCCTGATCCAGAGCCTTCTCGCCTCAAGTAAACAAAAAGACTAagttggctgggcttggtggcttatgcctgtaatcccagcactttgagaggccgatatgggcggaccacgaggtcaagagatcgagaccatcctggctaacacggtgaaaccccacttctactaaaaatacaaaaaaattagccaggcatggtggtgggtgcctgtagtcccagctgctcgggacgctgaggcaggagaatggcatgaacctgggaggcagagcttgcagtgagctgagatcgcgccactgcactccaggctgggtgatagaatgagactctgtctcaaaaaaaaagactaagctatttttctacttttgccATTTCCACCCATACCCACTTCTCCCTCCCATCCTGTGCTAGAGTTCTGTCTAGGTTTCCAGGGTCCTCAGGAAAGCAAATCCTCTCATTATTCCCCAGATACTGTCTCTGGTTCAGCCAGGAACTTTCCTTATTCTTTGGTCAATGAGTCCCATTCTGTTACATACAGAGGCACATTTCCCTTTCCTTATTTACCTCCTTCATCCTCTTGGCTCCCATTGTGCACTGATAGTTAAGGAGGAATTTCCATAATGACATGAATTTGtccattatatttattatttcacagatcCTGTCCTCAAATTactcttcatttctctctttctctgctgacTCCTGCTtgaagtcaattttttttctgaaaattttagaGTGGCATTGGAGTGACTATTTTTTTGCTATATGAGGGAGGAGAGTGGTCCAGGCCATCACCTGTTCCACCCTTCTTTGGAAACTGCAGAAAAGCCAGACTTGCTCAGTGTTTCTCAACTAATGTCCTTCTTGGGGATTTTGTTTTAGCTTCCTCCCTCCCAAGGCTGACTCCTTGGATAGTGGCTGTGGCTGTCATCCTGATGGTTCTAGGACTTCTCACCATTGGGTCCATATTTTTCACTTGGAGACTATACAACGAAAGATCCAGAGAGAGGAGGAATGAATTCAGCTCTAAAGGTACATCATAGAATCCACAAGGGCTACGTGTCAGGAGTGCTTCAGAGGCAGGCTGGATCCAAATCCTTTAGAATGACTTCCTTTAGGATGACGGGAAGAtatttgaggccgggcatggtggctcacacctataatcccagtagttttgtaggcccaggcaggtggatcacctgaggtcaggagttcgagatcagcctggccaacatggcaaaactccatctcgactaaaagtacaaaaattagccaggcttggtggtgggtgcctgtaatcccagctacttgggaggctgaggcaggagaattgcttgaacctgggaggcggaggttgcagtaagccaagatcgtgccattgcactctagcctgagcaacagagtgagactccatctcaaaaaaagaagaagatactTGATTCTAGAATTCTGAAAATTGGAAGGAATCATAAGGCTCCTGAAGTCACAGATGCCAATATGAAGAAGCACAGAGGTTTGGGGCATAGGCAGAGTCTAATCAAGATATCAGGCCTGATGTTTACTCACTACCCACCCTCAGACCCTACTCCCACTTTTAACTCAATTACTCAGTACCAATCTTATTATTAAAGatctgaggccgggtgcagtggctcatgcctgtaatcttagcacttcgggaggctgaggtgggtggatcacatgaggtcaggagttcaaaaccagactggacaacatggtaaaaccccgtctcagccgggcacggtggctcaagcctgtaatcccagcactttgggaggctgaggcgggcggatcacaaggtcaggagatcgagaccatcctggctaacaccgtgaaaccccgtctctactaaaaaaatacaaaaaactagccgggcgtggtggtgggcacctgtggtcccagttacttgggaggctgaggcaggagaatggcgtgaacccgggggtcggagcttgcagtgagccgagattgcgccactgcactccagcctgggtgacagagcaagactccgtctcaaaaaaaaaaaccccgtctctactaaaaatacaaaatttagccaggatggtggcgcacacctgtagtcccatctattcaggaggctgaggcagcagaattgcttgaccctgggaggtggaggttacggtgagctgagatttcaccactgcactccagactatgtaacagaatgagattctatctaaaaagaaaaaaaaaaaaatctgatcccAAGCCAGTTCCAATATGTAGGAACTTCCTGCATCTTtcttcaaaaacaaagcaaaacaaaatccttGTTCTTGATTTATTGGCAATGCTTCAATATTCAAGTAGTCATGAATTAAACAGTTCCTCCTTTGTGTGTTTCCCATACGAGTTTTGTCCCCTCCTTTACATCCACTATACATCgaggtatttttgtttgttttccagagaGACTCCTGGAAGAACTCAGTAAGTTCTGTCTTCTTGTTATTTCACCCACAGAGTTTTCTCTCTCTATTATATAACCTGTCAATGACtatctttctcttttgttgcAGAATGGAAAAAGGCTACATTGCATGCAGGTCAGTGGCTCTGAACTTCTCTAGGGCTCTGAGGCTCTATCCCCTAGGAATTCAAAGTGCTATGATACTTGGAAATGAAAACACTAACACACTTTAGTGATGAGGACAGGAAGGAAACCAGTAATGACAAATGGCTTCAACAGTTTCTGTGAGGCACACAGAGAACCCTCGGAAGATGGCCAGGAGACAAGCCCCTTCCAGCAGAGTCCCATTAGGCCCTAGGCACAGTCAGCTCTTACATCACCCTCTAGCTGCTGGTAAGAGGGGATCCTGTGGTGAATGGAGGCCCATGAGCAGGCCAAACATCTCCCCACCTCCAGGAGACCTGTCAACTCCTACAACAGTACTCTGTTTCTTAGGAGAAGGAAAGACAGTCCTGCAACCTGTAATATTCACTGATGTCAGAcctgctgtttctttctctccagtTGATGTGACTCTGGACCCAGACACAGCTCATCCCCACCTCTTTCTTTATGAGGATTCAAAATCTGTTCGACTGGAAGATTCACGTCAGAAACTGCCTGAGAAACCAGAGAGATTTGACTCCTGGCCCTGTGTGTTGGGCCGTGAGACCTTCACCTCAGGAAGGCAttactgggaggtggaggtgggagacagGACTGACTGGGCAATCGGCGTGTGTAGGGAGAATGTGATGAAGAAAGGATTCGATCCCATGACTCCTGAGAATGGGTTCTGGGCTGTAGAGTTGTATGGAAATGGGTACTGGGCCCTCACTCCTCTCCGGACCCCTCTCCCATTGGCAGGGCCCCCACGCAGAGTTGGGATTTTCCTAGACTATGAATCAGGAGACATCTCCTTCTACAACATGAATGATGGATCTCATATCTATACTTTCTCCAATGTCTCTTTCTCTGGCCCCCTCCGGCCCTTCTTTTGCCTATGGTCCTGTGGTAAAAAGCCTCTGACCATCTGCCCAATTGCTGATGGGCCTGAGGGGGTCACAGTCATTGCTAATGCCCAGGACCTTTCTAAGGAGATCCCATTGTCCCCCATAGGGGAGGACTCTGCCTCTGCAGATGCAGACACACTCCATTCTAAGCTAATCCCTACCCAACCCAGCCAAGGGACACCTTAAGGAATATCCCAGCTcatctgttttcctttcctcTAACCCCTCTCCTCCATAGCCTTCTGAAGCTTCACCAGCCAGCTTCAGCCAGCCTGTTTCTTCCTGTTGGGTGGCGATTAATTCATCCTGTGAAGGTTGCATTACTGCTGCTAGAGAAGGTGGGGATTGCACCTTTCGAATCTGTTTCTGTACCAATATTTGGAGGATGGAGGGGTGACTCAAACTGCTTCTTGTGTTCTCCTAATCCCTTAAGACTAGAACCTATAGGAAACTACTTGGAGCAAACTCAAAGGACAGATTAGGGATCAAGATCGGGTCAGGTTAGCATAGGGTTGTGGTTGAAATGTCTTGGTATCCAGGATAAGGGTATGTGGAAAAACAGACTTTAGGCAAgtggaaaattcaaaatatgcTGCAAAAGGACAATCTCAGGCTGAAATCCCATAAAGGAACTTGGAGGGAACATTATGATGGAGGGAAGTGAGGTGAACCCAGGCACATGATGAACACCTGGCTCACCCACAGAGTTTTCACAGCCTATATCTCAAATTTTCTAAGCCATGTCCCATAGGATAGAGGAGACTGGCCCCACTTCTATGGGTGCTGAGCTCTGGAAAAGGG
This genomic window from Chlorocebus sabaeus isolate Y175 chromosome 17, mChlSab1.0.hap1, whole genome shotgun sequence contains:
- the BTN1A1 gene encoding butyrophilin subfamily 1 member A1, coding for MAVFPNFGLPRCLLTLILLQLPKLDSAPFDVIGPPEPILAVVGEDAELPCRLSPNASAEHLELRWFRKKVSPAVLVHRDGREQEAEQMPEYRGRATLVQDGIAEGRVALRIRGVRVSDDGEYTCFFREDGSYEEALVHLKVAALGSDPHISMQVQENGEIWLECTSVGWYPEPQVQWRTSKGEKFPSTSESRNPDEEGLFTVAASMIIRDTSVKNVSCYIQNLLLGQEKEVEIFIPASSLPRLTPWIVAVAVILMVLGLLTIGSIFFTWRLYNERSRERRNEFSSKERLLEELKWKKATLHAVDVTLDPDTAHPHLFLYEDSKSVRLEDSRQKLPEKPERFDSWPCVLGRETFTSGRHYWEVEVGDRTDWAIGVCRENVMKKGFDPMTPENGFWAVELYGNGYWALTPLRTPLPLAGPPRRVGIFLDYESGDISFYNMNDGSHIYTFSNVSFSGPLRPFFCLWSCGKKPLTICPIADGPEGVTVIANAQDLSKEIPLSPIGEDSASADADTLHSKLIPTQPSQGTP